The Hyphococcus flavus genome contains a region encoding:
- a CDS encoding tetratricopeptide repeat protein codes for MKRFCSAALAALAVAAAPAFAQTQEQADVLAAEQNWQGAANAYRALLSADEENASNWFNLASALHQLEDYKGARDAYLKALDAGYPSIPKARFRLARVYMSLGDEENALSQLEELARIGGPNGNFVRNTAEFAPLAEDERFLAVVLALTPCTDDAYRHFDFWLGQWDVTSAGAPQPSAKSSITAKHGGCMVLEEYEVNSGAYTGMSINYYDNVRNLWHQSWMANNGVPVYLEGGLNDEGAMVLSDAGLDYSDMTGAINRVTWTPNDDGSVRQHWEVSSDKGETWSTAFDGHYTPREESD; via the coding sequence ATGAAACGATTTTGTTCTGCGGCGCTCGCCGCGCTCGCGGTCGCCGCCGCGCCAGCCTTTGCGCAAACACAGGAACAAGCCGACGTCCTGGCCGCGGAACAAAACTGGCAAGGCGCTGCAAACGCGTATCGCGCTTTACTGTCGGCTGATGAAGAAAATGCTTCGAACTGGTTCAATCTCGCCAGCGCACTGCACCAACTGGAGGATTACAAGGGTGCTCGTGACGCCTACCTCAAGGCGCTTGATGCTGGTTACCCCAGCATTCCCAAGGCGCGTTTCCGGCTTGCCCGCGTTTACATGTCATTAGGTGATGAAGAGAACGCGCTTTCGCAGCTTGAAGAACTGGCAAGAATTGGCGGCCCGAACGGTAACTTCGTCAGGAACACAGCAGAGTTCGCGCCGCTTGCGGAAGATGAACGTTTTCTCGCCGTCGTTTTGGCGTTAACACCGTGTACGGATGATGCCTATCGTCATTTCGACTTCTGGCTTGGCCAGTGGGACGTTACCAGCGCCGGCGCGCCGCAACCCTCAGCGAAGAGCAGTATCACTGCAAAACACGGCGGCTGCATGGTGCTCGAAGAATATGAAGTCAATAGCGGCGCCTATACAGGCATGAGCATCAATTACTATGACAATGTCAGAAATCTCTGGCATCAGTCATGGATGGCTAACAACGGCGTGCCGGTTTACCTCGAAGGCGGCTTGAACGATGAAGGCGCCATGGTTCTTAGCGACGCCGGTCTCGACTACAGCGACATGACAGGCGCGATTAATCGCGTCACCTGGACGCCCAATGATGACGGCAGCGTGCGCCAGCATTGGGAAGTCTCATCAGATAAAGGCGAAACATGGTCGACGGCGTTTGACGGTCACTACACGCCGCGCGAGGAAAGCGACTAG
- a CDS encoding transglycosylase domain-containing protein → MGDDKQEKSKTPATKRAAKQNYDPSGLRAIAIGLMAGLNRNAKALGAVTARLAGRVFNKGKSKKRNPYAEDTKYPKKPGEGFAWRNLMGSIGGAGVSLVFLGAIAGLGFAFIYMAPRVPEGADLWNVNRQAAIIVLDRNGEEIAARGARYGEHVDPGELPDHLIQAILSTEDRRFYDHGGVDLRGTTRAMISNLKAGGVVEGGSTITQQLAKNLFLSPRQTYERKAREALLALWIEGHYSKDEILSLYLNRIYLGAGAYGVESASQTYFGKSARDVTLAEAAMLAGLPKAPSTYAPTQNPAGAQRRANEVLDNLLEIGAVEPFAAREARLKPPVIINQNVDSDLGYFFDYVAAEAKKRSPNATGDVIVRTTIDQKLQRDAEAAVKAALDVETRIKGADQAALVAYDASGALRAMVGGRSYKESQFNRAVQSKRQPGSAFKPFVYVAAMEAGMTPNTRFVDRPIDIAGWQPTNYTEGFAGPVRLSEALAKSINTVAVQVTETVGRGRVAEAAKRLGIKSDIQSHRSIALGAVDVTLEELTGAYIPFANHGLAPTPYAIEKIETRDGEVLFEHENSEPQRVMSEDVAMKMNHLLYQVMLSGTGRRAYLGRRQAAGKTGTTNDWRDAWFVGYTPQLIAGVWVGNDAYTPMEKVTGGSTPAAIWKEFMLSAHQGLRLEELDGAYPAVTYASEPVLLDFYDQVARGFRRVRRDGDERRGRRMRRN, encoded by the coding sequence ATGGGCGACGACAAACAGGAAAAATCAAAAACGCCAGCCACCAAGCGGGCGGCAAAGCAGAACTACGACCCGAGTGGCCTGCGGGCGATCGCTATTGGCCTCATGGCCGGGCTGAACCGCAACGCAAAAGCTTTGGGCGCAGTCACCGCACGCCTTGCCGGGAGGGTTTTCAACAAGGGAAAATCCAAAAAGCGCAACCCTTACGCCGAAGATACAAAATATCCGAAAAAACCGGGCGAAGGTTTCGCGTGGCGGAACCTCATGGGCTCCATCGGCGGCGCCGGCGTCTCACTTGTTTTTCTCGGCGCGATCGCCGGACTGGGATTCGCTTTTATCTATATGGCGCCGCGCGTACCCGAGGGCGCTGACTTATGGAACGTCAATCGTCAGGCGGCGATTATCGTGCTTGACCGAAACGGCGAAGAGATCGCCGCGCGCGGCGCCCGTTATGGCGAGCATGTCGATCCCGGCGAGCTGCCCGATCATTTAATTCAGGCCATTCTGTCTACGGAGGATCGCCGGTTTTACGATCATGGCGGTGTTGACCTGCGCGGCACGACGCGGGCGATGATCTCCAATCTCAAAGCCGGCGGCGTGGTTGAGGGCGGCTCAACGATCACCCAGCAGCTTGCCAAAAACCTTTTTCTCTCGCCGCGTCAAACTTATGAACGCAAAGCGCGCGAAGCCCTGCTCGCGCTGTGGATCGAAGGGCATTATTCGAAAGACGAAATTCTCTCGCTTTACTTGAACCGGATTTATCTTGGCGCTGGCGCCTATGGCGTTGAGTCGGCTTCGCAAACCTATTTCGGCAAATCGGCGCGGGATGTGACGCTCGCCGAGGCGGCGATGCTTGCCGGACTGCCAAAAGCGCCCTCGACATACGCGCCAACGCAAAATCCGGCGGGCGCCCAGCGCCGCGCCAATGAAGTGCTCGACAACCTGTTGGAAATCGGCGCGGTCGAACCCTTTGCTGCACGTGAAGCGCGCCTGAAGCCACCGGTGATTATCAACCAGAACGTCGATAGTGACCTCGGTTATTTCTTCGACTATGTCGCGGCGGAAGCGAAAAAACGCAGTCCCAACGCGACCGGCGACGTGATTGTCCGTACAACGATCGATCAAAAGCTGCAGCGCGACGCGGAAGCGGCGGTGAAAGCCGCTCTGGACGTGGAAACGAGAATCAAAGGCGCCGACCAGGCCGCGCTCGTTGCCTACGATGCTTCGGGCGCGTTGCGCGCCATGGTGGGCGGGCGCAGCTATAAGGAAAGCCAGTTCAATCGCGCAGTGCAATCAAAACGTCAGCCGGGTTCAGCATTCAAACCATTCGTATACGTCGCCGCAATGGAAGCGGGCATGACGCCGAACACGCGTTTTGTGGACCGGCCCATTGATATCGCAGGCTGGCAGCCGACCAACTACACCGAAGGCTTCGCCGGGCCCGTCCGCCTTTCGGAAGCCTTGGCGAAATCCATCAACACGGTCGCCGTCCAGGTTACGGAAACAGTGGGGCGCGGCAGGGTCGCCGAAGCGGCGAAACGTCTTGGCATCAAATCCGACATTCAATCGCACCGTTCCATTGCGCTCGGCGCCGTAGACGTAACACTGGAAGAATTGACTGGCGCCTATATTCCCTTCGCCAATCACGGACTGGCGCCAACGCCATACGCCATCGAAAAAATAGAAACCCGCGATGGCGAGGTTTTGTTCGAACATGAAAATTCTGAACCGCAACGCGTGATGAGCGAAGATGTTGCAATGAAGATGAACCACCTTCTTTATCAGGTCATGCTTTCCGGCACCGGGCGGCGCGCCTATCTCGGGCGGCGTCAGGCGGCCGGGAAAACCGGCACGACAAACGACTGGCGCGATGCATGGTTCGTCGGCTACACGCCGCAATTGATCGCCGGGGTCTGGGTCGGCAATGATGCCTACACGCCCATGGAAAAAGTTACCGGCGGATCAACCCCTGCTGCGATCTGGAAAGAGTTCATGCTGTCAGCGCATCAGGGCTTGCGGCTTGAAGAGTTGGACGGCGCCTACCCCGCTGTCACCTACGCATCCGAACCGGTCCTGCTCGATTTTTATGATCAGGTCGCACGCGGGTTCCGCCGGGTCCGCCGCGACGGCGATGAACGCCGCGGCAGACGGATGCGGCGCAATTAA
- a CDS encoding hydrogen peroxide-inducible genes activator, with product MVTLKQLQCLLAVEEASHFRRAAERLEMTQPSLSAQFQNLEEALGVRLAERSRSGVALTPVGREIALRARRVMDETQGIADFAAGAQSGLVGVIRLGAKPTLGPYLLPHVVAALHRSHKDLRLYVRESEPRHLEDELGRGVHDVILTQLPAASTEHVGEPLFGEPLYLALARDHPLAKEDGISVSALKGLEILTVNPSYHLYDQVASLCETFGAKLVRDYEGTSLDALRLMVGMGMGAAFLPSLYIHSEITARSEVVVKKLKGRAVTRSVGLVWRKSAGRAEAYRQIADIVRTVVQKKFDDLRVV from the coding sequence ATGGTCACGCTGAAACAACTTCAATGCTTGCTTGCCGTCGAGGAAGCGTCACATTTCCGGCGTGCGGCCGAACGCCTTGAGATGACCCAGCCGTCGTTGAGCGCGCAGTTTCAAAATCTTGAAGAAGCGCTCGGCGTCCGGCTGGCTGAGCGCAGCCGCTCTGGTGTTGCGCTAACCCCGGTGGGGCGGGAGATCGCCTTGCGCGCGCGAAGAGTGATGGATGAGACGCAAGGTATCGCCGATTTTGCGGCCGGCGCTCAAAGTGGTTTGGTTGGTGTCATACGCCTCGGCGCCAAGCCCACACTCGGTCCGTATCTATTGCCGCATGTTGTGGCGGCGTTGCACCGTTCTCATAAGGACCTTCGGCTTTATGTGCGTGAAAGCGAGCCCCGTCATCTCGAAGATGAGCTCGGCAGGGGCGTCCATGATGTCATTTTAACGCAGCTTCCAGCCGCCAGTACTGAGCATGTCGGCGAACCGCTATTTGGCGAGCCGTTGTATTTGGCGCTGGCGCGAGACCACCCGCTTGCAAAAGAAGACGGCATTTCCGTTTCCGCTTTGAAGGGGCTGGAAATCCTGACGGTAAACCCGAGCTATCACCTTTACGATCAAGTGGCTTCCCTGTGCGAGACCTTCGGGGCGAAGCTCGTTCGTGATTACGAAGGCACCAGCCTTGATGCCTTGCGCTTGATGGTTGGCATGGGCATGGGGGCGGCGTTTCTTCCTTCCTTGTACATTCATTCGGAGATCACCGCTCGCAGCGAAGTTGTTGTTAAAAAGCTGAAAGGCCGAGCCGTGACGCGAAGCGTCGGACTGGTCTGGCGCAAAAGCGCTGGCCGTGCGGAAGCGTATCGCCAGATTGCGGACATCGTCCGCACGGTGGTTCAGAAAAAATTCGACGATCTGAGGGTCGTCTGA
- the nhaA gene encoding Na+/H+ antiporter NhaA — protein MTATSSKKVIHSDAFVGVLLVAAAILALFASNSIFKNYYDALLLTPAAIQIGGFAIEKPLLLWINDGLMAVFFFLVGLEIKREVMHGELSTFDKASLPIFAAIGGMAVPALVYLLFNANDPVAVNGWAIPAATDIAFALGFLALVAVGAPASLKIFLLAVAIIDDLGAIAIIALFYTADLSLTMLGFALAGVTLLAVLNIAGVKRITPYAIIGVAIWAFVLKSGVHATLAGVITALMIPMQGQSADAPSPLKVLEHQLHPWVIFMVLPLFAFANAGLSFEGMKAADLLTPVTLGVALGLFIGKPLGVLAFAAAAVKAGWAKLPQGVSWMQMAGVAALTGVGFTMSLFIGGLAFDEAALLNEVRLGVLAGSLGSGVLGCTLIIMARNANEMRQRATPACQGAPA, from the coding sequence ATGACCGCCACTTCGAGTAAAAAAGTAATTCACAGCGATGCGTTTGTCGGCGTCCTTCTGGTCGCCGCAGCCATCCTGGCGTTATTCGCCAGCAACAGTATTTTCAAAAATTATTACGATGCGCTTTTACTGACGCCTGCGGCTATCCAGATCGGCGGTTTTGCAATTGAAAAACCGCTGCTTCTCTGGATCAATGACGGTTTGATGGCGGTCTTTTTCTTCCTCGTCGGGCTTGAGATCAAGCGTGAGGTCATGCACGGCGAGCTATCGACTTTCGACAAGGCGTCGCTGCCCATCTTTGCCGCCATTGGCGGCATGGCGGTCCCGGCGCTGGTTTATTTGCTTTTTAATGCAAACGACCCTGTCGCAGTGAACGGGTGGGCGATCCCGGCTGCGACGGACATTGCTTTTGCGCTTGGCTTTCTGGCGCTTGTCGCTGTGGGAGCGCCAGCGAGCCTGAAAATCTTTCTGCTTGCGGTCGCGATTATCGATGACCTTGGCGCCATCGCGATCATTGCGCTTTTTTACACGGCGGATTTATCGCTGACGATGCTGGGCTTTGCCTTGGCCGGCGTCACCCTGCTCGCCGTATTGAACATTGCGGGCGTCAAGCGGATCACGCCTTACGCCATTATCGGCGTCGCCATTTGGGCGTTTGTTCTGAAATCGGGCGTGCATGCAACGCTGGCTGGCGTCATCACAGCGCTGATGATCCCTATGCAAGGTCAGTCGGCTGATGCGCCCTCGCCTTTGAAAGTGCTGGAGCATCAATTGCACCCATGGGTGATTTTCATGGTGCTGCCGCTGTTCGCATTCGCCAATGCCGGTCTTTCCTTCGAAGGAATGAAAGCGGCGGACCTGCTGACGCCAGTCACGCTCGGCGTCGCTCTGGGCCTTTTCATTGGCAAGCCCCTTGGCGTGCTCGCCTTCGCCGCCGCCGCGGTTAAAGCAGGCTGGGCGAAGCTGCCTCAAGGCGTTAGCTGGATGCAAATGGCAGGTGTCGCCGCACTGACAGGCGTTGGTTTCACCATGAGTCTGTTTATCGGCGGGCTCGCATTCGATGAAGCCGCTCTATTGAACGAAGTTCGCCTCGGCGTACTGGCGGGCTCGCTTGGTTCAGGCGTGTTGGGATGCACACTGATCATCATGGCGCGAAACGCGAATGAGATGAGGCAGAGGGCGACACCGGCCTGTCAGGGCGCTCCCGCCTAA
- a CDS encoding TonB-dependent receptor domain-containing protein, with protein MKNILLTGAGVLALNGAALAQDDGEIMLASAAMIEDEITVYATRNPIPAFDYPGQVTVIEKDVIDDFNPSTLSDIFDAVPGSNFSSGPRRTGDTPDVRGLSGEGVLVLFDGARQSFLSGHDGRFFIDPDLVRAVEVVRGPTSALYGSGALGGVIAMRTITADDLLEDGETAGVKVGAGFQSVNDEARITGTGVWRSADEVVDVVGNFTHRNSGDIELGNGLELPADDEILSSLLKTTIRPNDEWTLSAQWIRYGGDSVDPSNPQGNNTAGPGNENVQRDIDSNTIQGSINFNPASTNLIDANLVGYFTRNNVTEDEVDSTRIVTREVETIGISFDNRSRFDFSDAASLTLTYGGEYYRDEQIGRDNMTADGTRGGVPDATSDFYGAFVQGELALSGSFGVFTVIPGIRWDRFENEAPGDPSTKDEAFSPKVGVSYKPVPELIIFGNWAEAFRAPSFNEIYADNVHFQIPNLTVPGPFGPFGPPAFVTNFFVPNPDLVPEESQTWEVGAGVDFDNVLFNGDSFTAKGSYYQSDVDNLIDLEVNIPFTCFLTPDELFPGAPPCGSGEAFGNFSRNVNVTNAEIDGFELEAQYDAEYFYIRGNYSTIDGEDADTGDFVGVLSPSTVFLDGGIKWPQADFRIGARVVIAEDFDKVNDIANARDGYTVGDVYAVWEPSNGALEGLRIDLGVDNVTDTDYEVVAAGVSQPGLNFKAAISWRQGF; from the coding sequence ATGAAAAACATACTTTTGACAGGCGCAGGCGTTCTGGCGCTGAACGGCGCGGCGCTGGCGCAGGATGACGGCGAGATCATGCTCGCCAGCGCAGCGATGATCGAAGACGAGATTACGGTCTACGCCACACGCAACCCGATTCCGGCGTTCGATTATCCGGGCCAGGTGACGGTGATCGAAAAAGACGTCATCGACGATTTCAATCCGTCGACCCTTTCCGACATTTTTGACGCTGTGCCGGGCTCCAACTTTTCCAGCGGACCCCGCCGAACGGGCGACACGCCGGATGTGCGCGGGCTTTCGGGCGAGGGCGTGCTGGTGCTGTTTGACGGCGCGCGGCAGAGCTTCCTGTCCGGTCATGACGGGCGGTTCTTTATCGATCCGGATCTTGTGCGCGCGGTGGAAGTTGTCCGCGGGCCGACTTCCGCGCTTTACGGTTCCGGCGCCCTTGGCGGCGTTATCGCCATGCGCACCATTACCGCTGATGACTTGCTCGAAGACGGTGAAACGGCGGGCGTTAAAGTCGGCGCCGGTTTTCAAAGCGTCAATGACGAAGCGCGCATCACCGGTACTGGCGTATGGCGCAGCGCCGACGAAGTGGTCGACGTGGTCGGCAATTTTACGCATCGCAATTCCGGTGACATCGAACTTGGCAATGGTCTCGAATTACCGGCGGACGATGAAATTCTGTCGTCGCTTCTAAAAACCACCATTCGTCCCAACGACGAGTGGACATTGTCAGCGCAATGGATTCGCTATGGCGGCGACAGCGTCGACCCGAGCAATCCCCAAGGCAATAATACCGCCGGGCCGGGCAATGAAAACGTCCAGCGCGATATTGATTCCAACACTATCCAGGGCAGTATCAACTTCAACCCGGCCTCGACGAACCTGATTGACGCCAACCTTGTCGGCTACTTCACCCGCAACAACGTCACCGAAGATGAAGTGGACTCAACGCGCATCGTCACCCGCGAGGTTGAGACCATCGGGATTTCTTTCGATAACCGCTCGCGATTTGATTTTAGTGATGCAGCGTCGCTGACATTGACCTATGGCGGCGAATATTATCGTGACGAACAGATCGGTCGCGACAACATGACAGCCGATGGTACGCGCGGCGGCGTGCCTGACGCGACCAGCGATTTCTATGGCGCGTTCGTACAGGGCGAGCTGGCGCTTTCCGGCTCGTTCGGCGTCTTCACGGTCATCCCCGGCATTCGCTGGGACCGGTTTGAAAACGAAGCGCCAGGCGATCCGTCCACAAAAGATGAGGCGTTTTCACCGAAGGTGGGCGTTTCCTATAAGCCGGTTCCTGAACTCATCATCTTCGGCAACTGGGCGGAGGCGTTCCGTGCGCCGTCTTTCAACGAGATCTACGCTGACAACGTCCACTTCCAGATTCCGAACCTTACCGTACCGGGACCGTTCGGTCCCTTCGGCCCGCCGGCATTCGTGACGAACTTCTTCGTTCCTAACCCTGACCTTGTGCCGGAAGAATCGCAGACATGGGAAGTCGGCGCCGGCGTCGATTTCGATAATGTCCTGTTCAATGGCGACAGCTTCACGGCGAAGGGCTCTTACTATCAGTCCGACGTCGACAATCTCATCGATCTGGAAGTGAATATCCCGTTCACCTGTTTCCTGACGCCCGACGAGTTGTTCCCCGGCGCGCCGCCTTGCGGTTCAGGCGAGGCGTTCGGCAATTTCTCGCGCAATGTCAACGTGACCAATGCGGAGATCGACGGTTTCGAACTCGAAGCGCAGTATGATGCTGAGTACTTCTACATCCGCGGCAACTATTCCACCATCGACGGCGAGGACGCGGACACGGGTGATTTTGTCGGCGTGCTTTCTCCGTCAACGGTTTTTCTCGATGGCGGCATCAAATGGCCGCAAGCTGACTTCCGTATCGGCGCGCGCGTCGTCATCGCGGAAGACTTCGACAAGGTGAACGACATCGCCAATGCACGCGACGGGTATACCGTCGGCGATGTGTACGCCGTGTGGGAACCGTCTAACGGTGCGCTGGAAGGTCTGCGTATCGACCTTGGCGTCGATAACGTCACCGATACTGATTACGAAGTCGTCGCTGCAGGCGTCAGCCAACCGGGCCTGAATTTCAAGGCCGCGATCAGTTGGCGGCAAGGCTTTTAA
- a CDS encoding DUF6607 family protein, which produces MTLKTMTFAALAAISLTGCATTGTTTGTTSASAAATQQDENFEADRAAILAMAGNYKVTFDFIESVSFDADYEIKDRKLSGGNEIVRVIADEGDFISLQHILVVGGDEKFPVKHWRQDWYYEPSSVLVFKGGNVWEKRPVSAAKAQGKWSQIVYQVDDAPRYGALGKWTHKDEISEWTPPSEWRPLPRRDATTRDDYHAVDAVNRHTITHDGWVHEQDNTKLILTGGTPRALVREIAINTYRKFDDFDINVGDDYWAETADYWAEVRAEWTRIENENAEFGLTIQGEPEEFYMKVLNLAGEVNDGEKTTAEAAADAKAVIAEYLTTSPDALPARIAATPALEADETD; this is translated from the coding sequence ATGACTTTGAAGACGATGACATTCGCCGCGCTTGCGGCGATTTCACTTACCGGATGCGCTACAACAGGTACGACAACGGGAACAACTTCCGCCAGCGCCGCCGCCACACAGCAGGACGAGAATTTCGAGGCGGACCGCGCCGCTATCCTCGCCATGGCGGGAAACTATAAAGTCACCTTCGATTTTATTGAGTCCGTCTCTTTCGACGCCGATTATGAAATCAAGGATCGCAAGCTTTCCGGCGGCAATGAAATCGTGCGGGTGATCGCAGACGAGGGCGATTTCATCAGCCTACAACATATTCTCGTGGTCGGCGGTGATGAGAAGTTTCCGGTAAAGCATTGGCGTCAGGACTGGTATTACGAGCCATCAAGCGTTCTTGTATTTAAAGGCGGCAATGTCTGGGAAAAGCGTCCCGTCAGCGCTGCAAAAGCTCAAGGAAAATGGTCTCAAATCGTCTATCAGGTTGACGATGCACCGCGTTACGGCGCGCTCGGAAAATGGACCCACAAAGACGAGATTTCAGAATGGACGCCGCCATCCGAATGGCGCCCGCTGCCGCGACGCGACGCGACAACGCGAGATGACTATCACGCTGTCGATGCCGTCAACCGTCACACGATCACCCATGACGGCTGGGTGCATGAACAAGACAACACCAAGCTGATCCTGACCGGCGGTACGCCGCGCGCGCTGGTGCGAGAAATCGCCATCAACACCTACAGAAAATTCGATGACTTCGACATCAATGTCGGCGACGACTATTGGGCCGAGACTGCCGACTACTGGGCGGAGGTGCGCGCTGAATGGACCCGTATCGAAAATGAGAACGCCGAATTCGGTCTGACTATTCAGGGCGAACCGGAAGAGTTTTACATGAAAGTGCTGAACCTCGCTGGCGAGGTGAATGATGGCGAAAAAACCACCGCTGAAGCCGCCGCTGACGCCAAAGCGGTGATCGCCGAATATCTGACGACGTCGCCTGACGCCTTACCCGCGCGCATCGCCGCAACCCCGGCGTTAGAGGCCGACGAGACCGATTAA
- a CDS encoding serine hydrolase domain-containing protein, with protein MFFKSLSSICISFVFLASAAYAQAEPTQNVRNSRATALFEEFARDFPAINAVAIVDGETVWEASGGVLSDDRDGPDRDYNAYSVAKMLTGMAYARLVYEHDLSIDTPVTEIDPDLPAHYKPVKLKHLLSHLGGVRHYTSEEDWIAFAKRRCETPADALGHFIDDPLIAAPAEKHQYTTFGFTLLSHLLTIITQTNTYDDAMRSALGEHYYATTDHDGADKAVNFGKSEDGDFSPLDNINAQCKYGGGGILASARGLARTAAALYAGDIIPLDDIPDAFAPVKTKDGEVTGHAFGMNAGKTRTIQPSIYYAAHSGGSPGGRAYMVSLIEPKVAVALTANFDGPGMSEIAFDLAKLFAGIEPAKKED; from the coding sequence ATGTTTTTCAAGTCGCTATCAAGCATCTGTATTAGTTTTGTTTTTCTCGCCAGCGCCGCATACGCGCAAGCAGAGCCAACGCAAAACGTGCGGAACAGCCGCGCGACCGCCCTTTTCGAGGAATTCGCACGGGACTTTCCCGCCATCAACGCCGTCGCGATCGTTGACGGCGAAACAGTCTGGGAGGCGAGCGGCGGCGTTCTGAGCGATGATCGGGACGGACCAGATAGAGATTACAACGCCTATTCCGTTGCGAAGATGCTGACCGGCATGGCGTACGCCCGGCTGGTCTACGAGCATGACCTTTCAATCGATACGCCGGTAACTGAAATCGACCCGGACCTTCCGGCGCACTACAAACCGGTAAAGCTGAAGCATCTTCTGTCGCATCTTGGCGGGGTGCGGCACTACACGTCAGAGGAAGACTGGATAGCCTTCGCCAAGCGCCGGTGCGAGACTCCTGCGGATGCACTCGGTCACTTCATTGATGACCCGCTGATTGCCGCACCTGCAGAGAAACACCAGTACACGACTTTCGGGTTTACACTGCTTAGTCATTTACTGACCATCATTACGCAGACCAATACATATGATGACGCGATGCGATCAGCATTGGGAGAACACTATTACGCGACCACCGATCACGACGGCGCCGATAAAGCCGTCAATTTCGGCAAAAGCGAGGATGGTGACTTTTCGCCGCTCGATAATATCAATGCGCAATGCAAATATGGCGGCGGCGGCATTCTGGCGAGCGCACGCGGCCTCGCACGAACGGCGGCGGCGCTCTATGCTGGCGATATTATTCCGCTCGACGATATTCCGGACGCATTCGCGCCAGTTAAAACAAAAGACGGCGAGGTCACGGGGCACGCCTTTGGCATGAACGCCGGGAAAACCAGAACCATTCAACCGTCAATCTATTACGCCGCCCACAGCGGGGGATCGCCCGGCGGGCGGGCCTATATGGTCTCCCTGATCGAGCCCAAAGTCGCTGTAGCGCTCACCGCCAATTTCGACGGACCGGGCATGAGCGAAATCGCTTTCGACCTGGCGAAGCTCTTTGCCGGGATCGAGCCGGCCAAGAAAGAAGACTAG
- a CDS encoding SH3 domain-containing protein, whose amino-acid sequence MPLKIFREFIAGERCIKFASKLTLIGTAFVTLAACESFSGLDPFDGGSANYTLGAPVDFNLSGRDRDALGYAFTEAMASGKPQGWSGSRARGVVEPLSYALGNLKADPNQRIEAARGDLNLAQVVETELGLYVLTRNSNIRTGPNTSSSAVEVLNSGTGVDVVGRVRDRNWMLVAVNDVVRGYVFGDLLIKAPGSELELAGGPMRKPVLCRNFRQRINMYSDRVEWEGTACNDGTGWRIAPPPPPGENAPDELVEF is encoded by the coding sequence ATGCCGCTAAAAATTTTTCGAGAATTCATTGCAGGAGAACGCTGCATCAAATTCGCTTCAAAATTGACTTTAATTGGAACGGCTTTTGTGACGCTGGCGGCGTGTGAAAGTTTTTCCGGTCTCGATCCTTTTGATGGCGGTTCGGCCAACTACACTCTTGGCGCGCCGGTTGATTTCAATCTCTCGGGTCGTGATCGCGATGCGCTTGGCTACGCATTTACCGAGGCCATGGCGTCAGGCAAGCCGCAAGGGTGGAGTGGTTCACGCGCACGCGGCGTGGTTGAACCTTTGTCCTATGCGCTCGGCAATTTGAAAGCTGATCCCAATCAGCGTATCGAAGCGGCGCGCGGGGATTTGAACCTTGCACAAGTCGTTGAAACCGAGCTTGGACTTTACGTGCTGACGCGAAATTCGAACATTCGCACCGGTCCGAATACGAGTTCCTCGGCGGTTGAAGTGCTGAATTCCGGCACCGGTGTTGATGTGGTGGGACGCGTGCGCGACCGCAACTGGATGCTGGTCGCTGTCAATGACGTGGTGCGCGGGTATGTTTTCGGGGACTTGCTCATCAAGGCGCCAGGCTCAGAGCTGGAACTTGCCGGCGGGCCCATGCGCAAGCCCGTTTTGTGCCGGAATTTCCGCCAGCGGATCAATATGTATTCAGATCGGGTGGAATGGGAAGGGACGGCCTGTAATGACGGAACGGGCTGGCGTATCGCGCCGCCACCGCCGCCGGGTGAAAACGCGCCTGACGAGCTGGTGGAATTCTAA